In Vicinamibacterales bacterium, the DNA window CAAGCACCTGGGAGTCCACGGAGGCGGTCTGCTTGCCCATTGTTGACAGAAATATTGGACGTATTTCTGTCAAAAGTCCAGCACAACAGTGATCCCATGGTCAAAGCCGAGTGCTGCGGACGAGCAGTGTGTCGATCAGCACGACCGGAGAGCGGCGAACGGGCGACCCTCTCGCTGCGTCGCCGCCTGGGATGGTTATGATAGGTCGATGAGGCGCCCAGATCAGCATGAAACCGATGCTGCCGGTCAACGGCTGCTGCGCGCGGCGTTCGAGGGGTTCGGCTGGGTCGTGAACGCCATTGAGAACGATTACGGTGCTGACTACGAGGTTGAGATCTTCGAAGGTGGCATATCCACCGGCGCCACCTTCAAGGTTCAACTGAAGAGTTCGGCCGCGACGCAGTACTCGTCTGATGGAACGGTCGTCTCGCAGCCGATCCGGGTCGCAAACGCGAAGTACTTGATGCACGAACTCAGAGTTCCGCCTGTGGTCGTGCACTGCGACGTCACCGGGGGGCATTCGTATTGGCTCCTGCCCCAGCTCGATGCTTCGGTCGTCGGCCGTCTAGATTCGCTCGACGACGACCAATCCGTCACTCTCCACCTCCCTGTCACCAATGAACTGCCTGCTTCCAAAGCCGCGTTCGTTGAAGCGCTCCAACGTGCAGACGCGGCGTTGTCTGTTCGCGCAGCCCGCAGAGTGCGACCAACGTTGGTGGCAGAACTGGACGAGGAGGTACTCGGGAGCGATGCAGACGATGCTATCCGGGCTTTCCAGTCTCACTCGGACGCTCTACGCCTGACGCAGGCGCACGGTCGCGCAGTCGCAGGAAACCTCGACAAGGCCGTCAGCTTGATCGACCAACTGCTGGAGGCTCCTGGAAGTGCTCTCGAGGACAAGTTCAAAGCGTGGCTGATCTGGGAGATGGCGGAACTGAATCGGCAGATTGCCGCCGGCCTCGGTGATCGGAGTCGTGTCGAGACCAGCGACCGGGTCGCCGGAGAACTCCAGGCACTGACGAAAGATGGCACCACCCACCTCAAGTACTA includes these proteins:
- a CDS encoding DUF4365 domain-containing protein; this translates as MRRPDQHETDAAGQRLLRAAFEGFGWVVNAIENDYGADYEVEIFEGGISTGATFKVQLKSSAATQYSSDGTVVSQPIRVANAKYLMHELRVPPVVVHCDVTGGHSYWLLPQLDASVVGRLDSLDDDQSVTLHLPVTNELPASKAAFVEALQRADAALSVRAARRVRPTLVAELDEEVLGSDADDAIRAFQSHSDALRLTQAHGRAVAGNLDKAVSLIDQLLEAPGSALEDKFKAWLIWEMAELNRQIAAGLGDRSRVETSDRVAGELQALTKDGTTHLKYYVAVFAFAARVSALAHDAHALGMAERVAVQARATFLLSRQQLDRRLDLTLA